One stretch of Acidimicrobiales bacterium DNA includes these proteins:
- a CDS encoding YebC/PmpR family DNA-binding transcriptional regulator → MSGHSKWATIKHKKGAADKARGKLFAKLIRQVEVAAREGGGDPDANPTLRTMFQKAREASVPLDTIERAIKRGTGELEGVRYEQVSYEGYAPSGVAVIIECLTDNRNRTGADIRSTFSKNGGSMAEPGAVSWQFERKGVVLVAKTGGAAGEVTEDDLLLVALDAGAEDIADAGDQWQVTTPPGDLPAVRAAVEEAGMSIESAEVTLLPSTSVPLDNEGDAKKVLHLIDLLEDHDDVQNVYANFDIPDSILELVEA, encoded by the coding sequence ATGTCCGGACACAGCAAGTGGGCGACGATCAAGCACAAGAAGGGAGCCGCGGACAAGGCCCGCGGCAAGCTCTTCGCCAAGCTGATCCGCCAGGTCGAAGTCGCGGCTCGCGAGGGCGGTGGCGATCCGGATGCGAACCCGACGTTGCGCACCATGTTCCAGAAGGCGCGTGAGGCGTCGGTCCCCCTCGACACCATCGAGCGCGCGATCAAGCGCGGTACCGGCGAGCTCGAGGGGGTCCGGTACGAGCAGGTGTCCTATGAGGGTTACGCCCCGAGCGGCGTGGCCGTCATCATCGAGTGCCTCACGGACAACCGCAACCGGACTGGAGCGGACATCCGATCCACCTTCTCCAAGAACGGCGGCTCCATGGCGGAGCCCGGCGCGGTGTCATGGCAGTTCGAGCGCAAGGGCGTTGTGCTCGTCGCGAAGACGGGCGGTGCCGCCGGCGAGGTCACCGAGGACGACCTCTTGCTCGTCGCGCTCGATGCCGGCGCCGAGGACATCGCCGACGCCGGCGACCAATGGCAGGTCACGACACCGCCGGGCGACCTACCGGCTGTCCGTGCAGCGGTTGAGGAGGCTGGGATGTCGATCGAGTCGGCCGAGGTGACACTCCTGCCGAGCACGTCGGTCCCGCTCGACAACGAGGGCGACGCCAAGAAGGTCCTGCACCTCATCGACCTCCTCGAGGATCACGACGACGTGCAGAACGTGTACGCCAACTTCGACATTCCAGATTCGATCCTGGAGCTGGTCGAGGCCTGA
- the ruvA gene encoding Holliday junction branch migration protein RuvA, whose protein sequence is MIGSLRGIVLERIARGPQSGEVLVEVGGVGYRVIVPAGCLPRLAEPGEPTFLHVHTHVREDAFTLYGFPSRDERQCFEVLIATHGVGPSVALAMLSVHTPAALRRAVAQDDADALMLVPGIGRKTAVRLIVELQSKFEADLDGVDLRVVGSSATTGGAPNGDGTSAGGETDPAVARQEVRAALAGLGYGADEIRHALTRLPGEGSVEEQIRFALRELAVAR, encoded by the coding sequence GTGATCGGTTCGCTTCGCGGGATCGTCCTCGAACGGATCGCCCGCGGCCCGCAGTCGGGTGAAGTCCTCGTCGAAGTCGGCGGCGTCGGCTACCGCGTCATCGTCCCCGCCGGCTGCCTGCCGCGGCTCGCCGAGCCGGGGGAGCCCACCTTCCTGCACGTGCACACCCACGTTCGGGAGGACGCGTTCACTCTCTACGGGTTCCCGTCGCGCGACGAGCGGCAGTGCTTCGAGGTCCTGATAGCCACCCACGGCGTCGGCCCTTCCGTCGCCCTGGCCATGCTCTCGGTCCACACGCCGGCAGCCCTGCGCAGGGCCGTCGCGCAGGACGACGCCGACGCCCTGATGCTCGTGCCGGGCATAGGCCGCAAGACCGCGGTACGGCTCATCGTCGAGCTGCAGTCGAAGTTCGAGGCGGACCTCGACGGCGTGGATCTGCGCGTCGTGGGATCATCAGCCACGACCGGAGGTGCGCCGAACGGCGACGGAACGTCCGCCGGCGGCGAAACCGACCCCGCGGTCGCACGCCAGGAGGTGCGCGCCGCGCTGGCGGGACTCGGGTACGGCGCGGACGAGATTCGCCACGCCCTGACCCGCCTGCCCGGGGAGGGCTCTGTCGAGGAACAGATCCGGTTCGCGCTGCGTGAGCTGGCGGTGGCGCGATGA
- the ruvC gene encoding crossover junction endodeoxyribonuclease RuvC: MFALGVDPGLSRCGYGAVRSVQGSLQPVAYGHLSTPTDLPVGERLAILWDDLQQLVQDLRPDVMVVERVLFQVNARTAMAVGQASGIALTIAARAGCPVVQYSPNEVKLAVTGYGSASKQQVQDMVRVLLALPEAPRPADRADALALAVCHLSGAGLRASIGAKA, encoded by the coding sequence GTGTTCGCTCTCGGCGTGGACCCCGGTTTGTCGCGCTGCGGCTACGGCGCCGTCCGGTCCGTCCAGGGATCCTTGCAGCCGGTTGCCTACGGCCACCTGAGCACCCCGACGGACCTGCCGGTGGGGGAGAGGCTGGCCATCCTGTGGGACGACCTGCAGCAGCTCGTGCAGGACCTGCGCCCGGACGTGATGGTCGTCGAGCGGGTGCTCTTCCAGGTCAACGCCCGCACGGCGATGGCGGTCGGCCAGGCGAGCGGCATAGCGCTCACCATCGCGGCGCGCGCGGGCTGCCCGGTCGTCCAGTACAGCCCCAACGAAGTGAAGCTCGCGGTCACGGGGTACGGCTCGGCCTCCAAGCAGCAGGTGCAGGACATGGTCCGGGTCCTCCTCGCCCTGCCCGAGGCGCCGCGGCCCGCGGACCGCGCCGACGCCCTCGCTCTCGCAGTGTGCCATTTGAGCGGCGCCGGCCTCAGAGCTTCGATCGGAGCAAAGGCGTGA
- the queA gene encoding tRNA preQ1(34) S-adenosylmethionine ribosyltransferase-isomerase QueA, which yields MEVPEYELPEDAIAQHPAEPRDSSRLLDATNPSGRLVHRTFRDLPDLLGPGDVLVINTTRVMPARLRLYKQTGGAAEVLLLEPAGGERDWMALVRPGRRLQPGTTLHADPSGVPLLRVGEAVVPGDSSDGRRKVHFIEDPGKVFDECGTVALPPYIHEPLADASRYQTVYAETPGSVAAPTAGLHLTSELLERCRSHGVEVHAVDLAVGLATFKPIAVDDAEQHRMHTERYRVPDETMRSCTQARRVVAVGTTVVRALETAAATGEFEGGSNLYIRGDYPFAMVDVLVTNFHMPRSSLLVLLESFCGTRWRDIYSEALANGYRFLSFGDAMIVGRERR from the coding sequence GTGGAAGTCCCCGAGTACGAACTGCCCGAGGATGCGATAGCGCAGCATCCCGCCGAGCCGCGGGACTCGTCGCGGCTGCTCGACGCGACGAACCCCTCCGGCCGGCTCGTGCACCGCACATTCCGCGACCTTCCGGATCTGCTGGGACCCGGGGACGTCCTCGTCATCAACACGACCAGGGTCATGCCAGCCCGTCTACGCCTGTACAAGCAGACCGGCGGGGCAGCCGAAGTGCTGCTGCTCGAACCCGCCGGCGGCGAGCGCGATTGGATGGCGCTCGTCAGGCCGGGGCGCCGGCTCCAACCGGGAACGACCCTCCACGCGGATCCCTCCGGGGTGCCGCTGCTCAGGGTCGGCGAAGCGGTCGTACCCGGCGACAGCTCCGACGGGCGCCGCAAGGTCCATTTCATCGAGGACCCCGGCAAGGTTTTCGACGAGTGCGGGACGGTCGCCCTGCCGCCGTACATCCATGAGCCGCTTGCGGACGCGAGCCGCTACCAGACCGTCTACGCCGAAACTCCCGGCTCTGTCGCAGCCCCCACAGCCGGCCTGCACCTCACAAGCGAGCTCCTGGAACGCTGCAGATCGCACGGCGTGGAGGTGCACGCCGTGGACCTCGCAGTTGGGCTGGCGACGTTCAAGCCGATCGCCGTGGACGATGCCGAGCAGCACCGGATGCACACCGAGCGCTACAGGGTTCCCGACGAGACGATGCGATCGTGCACGCAAGCCAGGCGCGTCGTCGCTGTCGGCACGACTGTGGTCCGTGCCCTCGAGACGGCTGCCGCCACCGGCGAGTTCGAAGGCGGCAGCAACCTCTACATCCGCGGTGATTACCCGTTCGCCATGGTCGACGTGCTGGTAACCAACTTCCACATGCCGAGGTCGAGCCTGCTGGTGTTGCTGGAGTCGTTTTGCGGGACGCGGTGGCGCGACATCTACTCTGAGGCGCTGGCGAACGGCTACAGGTTCTTGTCCTTCGGCGACGCCATGATCGTCGGTCGGGAGCGAAGATGA
- the ruvB gene encoding Holliday junction branch migration DNA helicase RuvB → MREEGMARPVTAVADPVEAAEEITLRPRRLGEFVGQAQLKEHLEIMLEAARRRAQPCDHLLFAGPPGLGKTSLAGIVANEMGAGFRVTSGPALVRAGDLAAILTNLAEGDVLFVDEIHRLGRAVEEILYPAMEDFQLDIVLGKGPSARSIRLELPRFTLVGATTRTGLITGPLRDRFGFVARLDYYSAGDLDAIIRRSATILDVSLDAAGAAEIAGRSRGTPRIANRLLKRVRDFAEVRADGSIDLAIARDGLALFGVDERGLDKVDRSILDALCNRFGGGPVGLSTLAVSVGEETDTVEEVYEPYLLQLGMIARTPRGRVAMPLAWQHLGLEPPAAPADRPGDPGLF, encoded by the coding sequence ATGAGAGAAGAAGGCATGGCCCGCCCGGTCACCGCTGTCGCCGACCCGGTCGAGGCGGCAGAGGAGATCACGCTCCGGCCGCGCCGGCTGGGGGAGTTCGTGGGTCAGGCGCAGCTCAAGGAGCACCTGGAGATCATGTTGGAAGCGGCCCGCCGGCGCGCCCAACCCTGCGATCACCTGCTGTTCGCCGGGCCTCCCGGGTTGGGCAAGACGTCACTCGCCGGCATCGTCGCCAACGAGATGGGTGCGGGTTTTCGGGTCACCTCGGGCCCCGCGCTGGTCCGTGCCGGGGACCTGGCGGCCATCCTCACCAACCTGGCAGAAGGAGACGTTCTCTTCGTCGACGAGATACACCGCCTGGGACGGGCCGTGGAGGAGATCCTCTACCCGGCGATGGAGGACTTCCAGCTCGACATCGTCCTCGGCAAGGGACCGAGCGCCCGATCGATCCGGCTGGAGCTTCCGCGCTTCACCCTGGTCGGCGCCACCACGCGCACAGGGCTGATCACCGGCCCGCTGCGGGACCGCTTCGGCTTCGTCGCCCGGCTCGACTACTACAGCGCCGGGGACCTCGACGCGATCATCCGCCGCTCCGCGACCATCCTCGACGTGAGCCTCGACGCTGCCGGCGCCGCCGAGATCGCGGGTCGTTCGCGCGGCACGCCGCGCATCGCCAACCGTCTGCTCAAGCGCGTGCGCGACTTCGCCGAGGTCCGCGCCGACGGCAGCATCGACCTCGCCATCGCGCGTGACGGCCTCGCCCTCTTCGGCGTCGACGAGCGCGGGCTCGACAAGGTGGACCGGTCCATCCTCGACGCGCTCTGCAATCGGTTCGGTGGCGGCCCGGTCGGCTTGTCGACGCTCGCCGTCAGCGTGGGCGAGGAGACCGACACCGTCGAGGAAGTGTACGAGCCGTACCTGCTGCAACTCGGGATGATCGCCCGCACCCCGCGCGGGCGCGTGGCGATGCCGCTGGCGTGGCAGCACCTCGGCCTCGAGCCGCCGGCGGCGCCGGCGGACCGGCCCGGCGATCCCGGCCTCTTCTGA